The Kordia sp. SMS9 DNA window ATTGTATACGATCGTTTCTACAGATTCCTCTTCTTCAAAAGCAGCATCGGCAAAACTGATACGCAATAAATCTGTATAACTTAACATTCCCGTAATTTCATCGCCGCTTACCACAGGAATATGGCGGATATTGTTTGCTTTGAATAAACGTTCTGCTGTATCTAATTTATCTGTATGATTTAACGTAATGACATTTGCTGTCATAATTGTTGAAACCGGTGTTCTTTTCTTCATCTTGTTTTGAGTTTTAAATTCTATATCAAATGTAACGACAATGTTAAAAAACAGCTATGATATTTATCATGTCACAACATAAAATATAGTAGTAATTTTAGCATACCAATATTTTACACATTATGGGATCACAACTAGTAAAACCAATAGATTCAGACGAATTACAAAAAGAATTTATACAACAATTATTGTACGATATAGAAGCCTTGGCGACAATGATTGAAACGAACGATTTTGAACAAGGAATTCAACGTATTGGCGCAGAACAAGAAGTATGCATTGTCGATTCGTTTTACAGACCTTCGTTTAATGCATTGGAAATTTTAGACGAAATCAACGATCCGCATTTCACAACAGAATTGGGTTTATTCAACATAGAAGCCAATTTAGATCCTATTGTGTTGAAAGATAATTGCTTCTCACAACTAGAAAAAGATTTAACGTATTTGTTAGAAAAAGCCCAAAAAGCAGCGAAAACTATTAAAGATAACAAAATCATACTCGCAGGAATTCTACCAACCTTCAAACGTAGTGATTTGGTTTTCGAAAATATGACACCTCACAAACGTTACAAAACCTTAAACGATATTTTAAAAGACATCAAAGGAAACGATTTTAAACTGCAAATTAGAGGTGTAGATGAACTTATTTTACGTCATGAATCTATCCTTTTTGAAGCCTGCAACACAAGTTTTCAAGTACATTTACAAATTGGTTTGGACGAAATTATTGATAAATACAACTGGTCACAAGCCATTGCAGGACCTGTATTAGCTACCATGACCAATGCACCAATGTTGCTAGGAAAAGAATTGTGGAGCGAAACACGCATTGCCCTTTTTCAACAAAGTATTGACTTGCGAAATACATCACACTTACTAAGAGAACAAAAACCGAGAGTTTCTTTTGGAACCGATTGGATAAAAAACTCTATTCTGGATGTGTTTACCGATGATATTACACGCTATAAAGCCTTGGTAACCACCGATTTTGAAGGAAATTCCGTAGACGATTTAGCCAAAGGTATCAAACCAAAATTAAAAGCGTTAAATCTGCACAATGGAACCTTATATAAGTGGAATAGAGTCTGCTACGGAGTCGCTAAAAATGTAGCACATTTGCGCATTGAAAACCGATACATTCCTGCAGGACCGAGCATAAAAGACGAAATTGCCAATGCGCTATTTTGGGTGGGCGTAATGCAGGGAATGCCTGATGATTGTAAAAATATCTGGGAAAGAATGCATTTCAAAGATGCGCGTGGCAACTTTATCAAAGCGGCGCGTACAGGATTGGATTCGTATTTTAATTGGTTTGGCGAAGGAATTTCTGCCAAAAAATTAGTGTTGGAAGTGTTGATTCCGATGGCAAAAGAAGGATTAAAAAAATCGAACGTAAGTGATACCGACAGCGATTATTATTTAGGTATTATTGAAGATCGCGTTCACAAAAACACTAACGGGAGCAAATGGCAAGTCCGCAGTGCACGAAAACTAAACAAAATAGTTTCTGCGGAAGAAACCAATATCTTATTGACGCATCATTTATATCAAAATCAATTGGAAAATCGCCCTGTTCATGAATGGGAATTGGCAACAGTTTCGAGTGATGCGCAAAAACATTCACAAAACAAAATGTACAAAGTAATGACGAAAGAAGTGTATGTAGTGAATGAAAATGATTTGGTCGGTTTGATTGAAAAAATAATGCAATGGAAAAACATTCATCATATTCCAGTGGTGGATGAAGACAATAAAATTGTGGGCATCATTTCGGCTACAAATTTAAACGCCAACTCGCATAAAGATATGTTTGTCAAAGAAATAATGAGCACCAATATTATTGTGGGAACTCCTGAAATGACCATAGAAAAAGCTGAAAAACTTATGTTGGATCACGAAGTTGCCTGTTTGCCTATTTTAGATAATGATTATTTAGTTGGTATCTTTACTAAGAATGATCTTAAAAAAATTAAAAGCAACTATTAATTCAACGCAGAATTCTGTATATGCAACCTCATCTCCTTTTAGACGTAAAGCGCACTATTTACAGTCACACCAATCCTAAAGCTACCAAAACGTTGGTTTTTATTGGTGGAATTCATGGCAATGAACCTGCGGGAATTTATGGACTGCAACATGTCATTGCCGCAATTTGCAAGCACAAACTTGAATTGCAATGTAATTTATATGCCTTGGCGGGAAATTTAAACGCGATTCAAAAAAATATTCGATATGAAACCACAGATCTCAATCGATTGTGGACACACGAAAACATTCAAAAAATTACGTCACAAACTACTTTCAATTCACAAGAAGAAAAAGAACAAGCAGAATTGCATGAGTGTATACAAGATATTTTAAACACGCATTCGGGAACGTTTATTTTTATCGATCTGCATACAACTTCCTCCGAAACGATTCCATTTATCACCATTAGCGATTCGTTAAAAAACAGAGCATTTGTATCTAATTTTCAGCTTCCGATCATTTTGGGAATTGAAGAATACCTAGATGGTCCATTACTAACGTACATTAACGAATTTGGATATATCGCCTTGGGTTTTGAAGCGGGACAACACGAAGATCCAGAAGCGGTCAAAAATTGTGAAACGTTTATTTGGCAAGCATTAATGGCTGCCGAAGCACTTACGAAACATACTATTGAACCGTTGAATGTTTTACCAAAGAACTTTTTAAAAGTTAAAAATTTAGGCACTTTTTATGAAATCAGTGATCGGTATCATCTGAAAAAAGAGGAAAATTTTACGATGAAACCTGGATTTAAAAATTTTGATACGATTCAAAAATCACAAGAAATCGCTACTAGCAATTCAACAACTATCAACGCAAACGTAAGTGGAAAAATATTTATGCCGTTGTATCAAAAACAAGGAGACGATGGATTTTTTATCATTACTGAAATTTCTACATTTTGGCTGAAACTTTCGAGCATGTTCAGAACCTTGAATTTACATCATGTATTGCGAATTTTACCTGGCGTACAACAAGACAAATCGAATGCAAATGCGCTTATCGTTAATCCGAAAATAGCTGCATTTTTAGCGACTAAAATATTTCACTTGTTTGGCTACCGGAAAAAAGTGTTGAAATCTGAGAAGTGGTATTTTATAAAAAGGGATTAGCGCAAAGTGTAACACAAAGTCGAGAGACTTTACTATGCTACGACTTTGCTTGACGCGCCTTTACAAAATCAAAAGATTGGCAAAGCCTACCAACTTTGCCAACTATTTTTATAATTTTTTATCTGCCTTTTTTGCAATTTTCTTTAGTTTTTTGTCTAAATGTTTCATGAGTTTATCCATGGCGCTTTCACACATTGGGAGTATTTTTTTAGGAGACAACACAGGGATTCCTTTTACCATTACTGTTGTTTTTTTAGATCTGGCAGCTTCATTGATAGCAAACACTTTCTTTCCTTCTTTATTATACAATGCCATTCTGTAATTTGCTCGCATTTTTATAGTCGCTGTTTTTCCAATTCCAAAACCTTTTACAAGACTAAAGTGAATTTCAATAAAAAGAACGCCATCAGCTTCACTAAATAATTTAGCTGCACCTTCTTCATTCGCTTTCCCTAAAATACCTTCATAAATATATTTATAACCATCATACACAATGTATCTTGATAGTTCTGCTTCAGTTCCTTCCAACTTAGGTACAAAATTCTTGTAAGCTTCATCATTTAAAACTTCGGCTTCTGGAAGCAATTGAAATGGTAACTTCTTTGAATATTCATCAAAAAATGTTTTGTGAAATTTCTCTAATATGGGCGTTAAATTGAAATCAGGATTGTTTCTTAAATTGGCAACTCTTGTAATGAGTTCTTCGCTTCCAATACCTAAGTCTGAAAAACCAATAGTTTTGTCAGTATAAAATGATACAACAGCGACTTTCTTGTCCTGTGAGAAGGATAACGTTGTAAAAAAAATGAGTGCTAGTAAAATAAAATTTTTCGTCATATAATCGTTTTAAGTTCGCCCTAAAACTATGACAATCTAAGATAGCATCAAAGTAATTGAGAAGGATTAGCCCGAAGTTGGGAGACTTTGCTTCACAATTGGTAAAGTCTCACATCTTTACTAATGACAATTCATCGTACTCGTGACCAAACCTGCATTTGGCGCTGGAGAAATATAGGGAATGCCCAAGCCTAAACCGCGTAAAATAAATAACATCCCAATAATAACTACAAACACAGGAATTGCTTTTTGAATTCGACGTTTGATAGAAGTATTTAAAAATTTTCCAATATAAATTGCCGTCGTCATGAGTGGAATCGTTCCTAAACCAAAAAACAGCATGTACACACTTCCTTCTAGCATGCTTCCCATAGCAACAGCACCAAAAACTGCCATATAGACCAATCCGCACGGAAGAAATCCGTTTAAAAAACCAATGGTAAAAAAAGTATCTAAGGTTTTCTTTTTGAATTGTTTTCCTAAACTCGATTTCACTTTCGAAATCACTTTAAAAATAGGTTTTGAAAAGTTGTATTTATTAAAGGTTGTGTAAGGAATCAGAATCACAACAATCATCAAAATACCTATTGCAATTGACAAACGTTGTTGAATTCCGAAAATGTACAAGCTTTTTCCAAGCAAGCCAAAAACGAATCCGATAGTTGCATACGAGAGCAATCGCCCAACGTGATACAATATAATTTGTCCTGCTTTTTTATATGTATTGGAACGATCTACTGGCAACATAAAGGCGATTGGTCCGCACATGCCTACACAGTGAAAACTTCCTAACAATCCTACTATAAAACCTGCTGCAATCATCAATATATACTTTTTACATTCCTGCGAAGGCAGGAATCTCATTACTTTTTTTGTCATTCCTGCGAAGGCAGAAATCTACATCATATTCCTTTTTGAGGCTATCTAAAAAGTAGAAAACTCGTCAAACCCAACTCGATTCGGTTTCCCATAACAGCTAATAATTTGAGTATTATGGGATTCTGGGTCAAGCCCAGAATGACGTTTTTCAAAACTTTTACAGTTCATTTTTCTGTATCTAATATTGAATCTCTTCTTTAAACAAATACTCGGTGTCGCCATCGCTCCAATCGACTTTTATGTTCCAACGACCATCCAACAAACGATTGTCAGGTATGAGCAATGTGTGATGAGATAATGAAATCGGAATTTCAAAATCAAATTGTTTGTTTGATGGTCGATATAGGAACACTTTTCCTTTTATTTTTTTACTATCTATGGTTTTCGGAAATTGAATTTCAACGCCTGATTTACTTTGTTTTAGCTGTAAATTGGTGGTTAATTGTAGCGCATTACGTTCTTTATCAATATTCGATTGGTATTTCAATTCTTCTTCGTAATATGTATCGGTTACCAAATCATGATCGTACTTTGATTGTACATTCATATTGATTACGAAATACATAATGAAACTGATAAATGCTATAAACGCTAATACAATTCCTGTTCCCCAATTTATTTTCATGACTTTAGTTTTTTAGTTTTTTTATGGCTTGCTTCGAGTGCCTCAGCAAGCTTTGTTTTGTACATATTATCTTCTTCAAGCGCAATCGAAATACAATTTTTCTTCAGCCAAAAGCAAAGCGACCTAATTATAACTCGACGGTCCCATAAAGTTAATTTTTGTGGTTTCTATCAGTTTTTCATCACTATACACGTCTATAACGAGCTTCTTTTTACCATTATCAATTTGATGTTCAGGTATTTCAATAAACATGGTTCCTTCTGCTATTCCTTGTTTTGGTACGATAAATTCTTCGCTGATAGATACCAATCGAATGGTTCCAGGCACTTTTCTAATTTTGAATTGTACATGCGGAATGGCTTCTGTGGTTTTGTTAATCACTTTGTAGGTAAACACATTGCTAATCATGTTGTTTGCCTTTTTCTCATACAATTGTCCACGCAAACGTACAATATTTGCTTCTACATCATTTCGGATCAATAACATTCCGATCAATACACCAATTAAGATCACTAAAACTGCTGAATACGCTTTTAATCGTGGTGTAAATTTGAACTTTTCTTTCTTTTCAATACCTGCTTCACTGTCGTAACGAATCAATCCTTTTGGTAAGTTTATCTTTTCCATAATGGTATCACATTCGTCAATACACGCGGTGCAATTTACACATTCGAGTTGTGTTCCATTTCGAATGTCAATTCCAGTAGGACATACATGTACACACTGAAAACAGTCAATACAATCGCCAAAACCAAGTTCGGCTCTGTCTTCATTTTTTCGAAATTTTTTACGTCCATTTTCGCTTTCGCCACGTTTATGATCGTATGCCACTACAATAGACTTTTCATCCAATAGTACACCTTGCAATCTTCCGTAAGGGCAGGCAATAATACATACTTGCTCGCGAAACCATGCAAAGACAAAGTAAAATACGCCTGTAAATATTAAGAGCGGAAATAAGGTTCCTAAGTGTTTAAAAGGACCGTCTAAAATATCTTGAATGAGCTGATCGCTTCCAATTAAATACGCTAAAAACACATTGGCTATTGCAAAAGAAATTAGTAAAAATATAGACCATTTTAGCAGTCGTTTTTTAATTTTTTCAGCATTCCATTTTTGCTTATCGAGACGAATTTGTTTTCCTCTGTCACCTTCAATCCAATATTCAATACGTCGAAAGACCATTTCCATGAAAATGGTTTGCGGACACATCCATCCACAAAAGATACGACCAAACGCTACCGTAAATAGTGTAATAAAAATAACGCCAATAATCATGGAGATGACCACCATGTGAAAGTCTTGTGGCCAAAACGGAAATCCGAAGATGTTGAAACGGCGTTCCAACACATTGAATAGTAAAAATTGGTTTCCGTTAATTTTTATAAAAGGAGCAGCAAATAGAAAGAGTAGCAAGATATAACTAACAATTTTACGCCACTCATAATATTTGCCGCTTGGTTTTTTTGGATACACCCAAGCACGCTTTCCTTCTTCATTGATCGTTCCGATGGAATCTCTGAATCGTTCATTTTCTGGTGTTTCCACAACTTGTTTTTTAGTTGATTAGTTGATTGCTGACGTTTCTACTTTTATAGAATCATTGGCTTTTTCGTCCATGACTTCTTCCTTAACATCAGGATCTACCCAAATTTCTCCTTCTGCTGGTTTTGCGCCTTCTCCAGGAGTTGTTCCTTGAAATGTAAGCACATAACTTGCTACTTGCTGAATTTGTTCAGCTTTGAGTCCTTGTTTCGTCCACGCATTCATTCCTTTTCCTGGGCGTCCACCTAACGAAATGGTTTTGAAAACGTTTTTAATACCTCCACCTAAAATCCAGTTTTTATCAGTGAGGTTTGCACCAATTCCTCCACCTCCATCAATTCTGTGACAAGAGACGCAGTTTTTTACATAAATTTGTTTTCCCGCGCTGATGTCTGAAGCTTCTGTGAGTAAGGTAACCGCATCATAGTCTATCACATTATTAGTATTCTTTGCATTGTATAGGTCTATTTCAATTTGCGCTAACTTTTCTTCTTGTTGATATTCTAGGTATTGATTTTCTCCATCAAACACATGATATTTTAGCATATAAATAACTCCAAAGATGATCGTTGCGTAGAATCCGTACAACCACCATGGCGGTAAGTTATTGTCTAACTCTTTGATGCCATCATAATTGTGGTCGAGAATAATTTCTGCTTCTGCTTCCACAGGTTTCGAGTCTACTAATTTGTTGTAGATTTTTTTAAGCTTCGTAAACCTTGGCTTGCGTTCTTTATTTTCTTCATATCGTTTTTTCGCTTCTTCATCTAAACTATTGTATAGAATTCTTTCAAAAGCTGCCACGATGCCTTCAATGGCAATTAAGATGAGTAACACCAGTAGTAAGAACAGCATGATCATAGGATTCTCCATAAATGCTGGTCTATCGCCAGATTCAACAAAGTATTCGATTCCTATCATGATTAGGAAAAAAACGACGAGTACACGTACCCAAGATGGAATTAAATTTCTCATGGCGTTTGGTTATTTTTTGAATTGTCTAATGGTATATTACTCACTTTTGTGATGTATTCTTTTTTGGCAGTGAATACCCACCAAAATAACACCACAAAAAAGGTAAAGAAGATGACTAAGGAAATCAGCGGATAAATTTCAATACCCGTAATAGTTTCCATATGATTTTTTACAAATTTCAACATGATATATTATTTATTTTGTGATGCTACTTCTTTTGAATCTTTTACTTGTATGTCTGTTCCTAATCGTTGTAAGTATGCAATTAAGGCAACGATTTCACGGTCTTTTATTTCTATAAATTCGGTTCCTTCTGTAGCTGCTTTTTCTCTTCCAGTTTTGAATGATTTTAATAAATCAGGATCCTGCTTTAAGTTTTCTACAATTCCGATGGCTTGTTCGTCCATAAATTGTAAAGCATCTGCAATTTCTTGCTCTGTGTATGGAACACCCAATGTTACCATGGCACGCATTTTATCTTGTGTGCTAGATGTATCAAGCCTGTCTCTAATCAGCCAAGGATAGGATGGCATGATGGAAGTTTCTTCAATTCCTCTTGGATTGTACATGTGTTTGTAATGCCACGCATCATTCTTTTTTAACTTGTCTGTTCCTTCACGTTGCAAGTCGGGTCCTGTACGTTTACTTCCCCAAAGGAATGGATGATCGTACACAAATTCGCCTGCTTTTGAATATTCTCCATACCGTTCTACTTCACTTCTAAACGGACGAATCATTTGCGAGTGACAACCGACACAACCTTCACGGATGTAAATATCTCTACCTTCTAGTTCTAATGGTGTGTATGGTTTCACTTCCGTAATGGTCGGAATATTAGAATCAATCATTATTGTAGGAACGATTTGTACAATTCCACCAATTAAGATCGCAATCGTAGCATAGATGGTTAATTTGATTGGCTTACGCTCTAACCAAGTGTGCCATCCTTCACCTTTTACACGTTTTTTAGATACACGCTGTAATGCAGGTGCTTCCGCCAATTCGTCTGTAACTTTATTTCTTGATTTAGAAATGGTAAGTACAATGTTATACACTAAGATCAACATCCCTATGATGTATAGAGTACCTCCAATAGCACGCATCCAATACATTGGAATGATTTCCGTAACCGTTTCTATAAAGTTTGGATATACTAAGTTTCCTTCTGGATTAAATTGTTTCCACATGAACGCTTGTGTAAATCCTGCTACATACATTGGCAATGCATAGATGATGATTCCTAAAGTTCCTATCCAGAAATGTGCATTTGCCAAACCTCTGGAGAACAACTTTGTTTTAAATAATCTTGGTACCAACCAATAGATCATACCAAAGGCTAAGAAACCGTTCCAAGCTAAAGCGCCAACGTGAACGTGTGCAATAATCCAATCGGTAAAGTGAGCAATAGCATTTACATTTTTTAAGGAAAGCATTGGTCCTTCAAAGGTTGCCATACCGTATCCAGTAATTGCCACTACCATAAACTTCAACACAGGATCGGTTCGAACTTTATCCCAAGCACCACGAAGTGTCAATAATCCGTTGATCATTCCTCCCCAAGAAGGCATAATTAACATTACGGAAAAGGCAACTCCTAAGTTTTGTGCCCATTCTGGCAATGCTGTATATAATAAATGGTGTGGTCCTGCCCAGATGTAAATAAAGATGAGCGACCAAAAGTGTACAATAGAAAGTCGATACGAGTAAATAGGTCGGTTTGCCGCTTTTGGCACAAAGTAATACATCAATCCTAAAAATGGTGTGGTTAGGAAGAAGGCTACCGCATTGTGTCCGTACCACCATTGCACCAAGGCATCTTGTACACCTGCGTATACAGAGTAACTTTTTAAGGCGCTTACTGGCAATTCTAAACTGTTAAAAATGTGTAATACTGCAACTGTTACAAACGTAGCTAAATAGAACCATATTGCCACATATAAGTGACGTTGTCTTCTTTTTAAGATCGTCCAAATCATGTTGACACCGAATGCAACCCAAATTAAGGCAATTGCAATGTCAAATGGCCATTCTAGTTCTGCATATTCTTTAGAAGTTGTGTATCCTAAAGGCAATGTTAATGCGGCTCCTACAATGATTAATTGCCATCCCCAAAAGTTGACTTTACTTAAAAAATCGCTTGCCATTCTGGCTTTTAGTAATCGCTGTAGTGAGTAATATACTCCTGCAAAAATGGCGTTTCCTACAAAGGCAAAAATTACTGCATTGGTGTGTAATGGACGTAAACGACCAAAACTTAGCCAAGAAATACCTTCACCAAAATCTGGAAACAAAAATAAGAATGCTAATAACAATCCTACTAACATTCCTACAACTCCCCATACTATAGTTGCATAGATGAAGTTTTTAACGATTTTATTATCGTAATAAAACTGTTGGATTTCCATAATATTATATATTAATTTTTATAGTTAGTTCTATTTTTTTGGTTCTTCTTTTACTAATTCATCTTCAAATAGCATGCGCACCGATGGCGTATAACTATCGTCAAATTGTCCGTTTTTTACCGCCATGATAAAGGCGACAAAGAAGAGTATTGCGACCACAATACTGATGGTTAGTAAAACATATATAACACTCATACCTATTGAAGTTATGGCTCAAAAGTACAGTGGTGTAGGTTCCTAAAAAATGACTTTTGTCATGTTTAGTGCTTATTTTTTGTTTAGAATGATTCTTTCCAAAAAAGCTACTTTATCTGTTTAACTTTTTACCTAAAACAGTTGTACAAAGCGTTGTAAACACTACAATACTGATGGAACTCAGCG harbors:
- a CDS encoding CBS domain-containing protein; translated protein: MKKRTPVSTIMTANVITLNHTDKLDTAERLFKANNIRHIPVVSGDEITGMLSYTDLLRISFADAAFEEEESVETIVYNMFTIEQVMAKNLVSVTSETTIKEAAEILAQKEFHALPVVDDGKLVGILTTTDLINYLLDQF
- a CDS encoding CBS domain-containing protein: MGSQLVKPIDSDELQKEFIQQLLYDIEALATMIETNDFEQGIQRIGAEQEVCIVDSFYRPSFNALEILDEINDPHFTTELGLFNIEANLDPIVLKDNCFSQLEKDLTYLLEKAQKAAKTIKDNKIILAGILPTFKRSDLVFENMTPHKRYKTLNDILKDIKGNDFKLQIRGVDELILRHESILFEACNTSFQVHLQIGLDEIIDKYNWSQAIAGPVLATMTNAPMLLGKELWSETRIALFQQSIDLRNTSHLLREQKPRVSFGTDWIKNSILDVFTDDITRYKALVTTDFEGNSVDDLAKGIKPKLKALNLHNGTLYKWNRVCYGVAKNVAHLRIENRYIPAGPSIKDEIANALFWVGVMQGMPDDCKNIWERMHFKDARGNFIKAARTGLDSYFNWFGEGISAKKLVLEVLIPMAKEGLKKSNVSDTDSDYYLGIIEDRVHKNTNGSKWQVRSARKLNKIVSAEETNILLTHHLYQNQLENRPVHEWELATVSSDAQKHSQNKMYKVMTKEVYVVNENDLVGLIEKIMQWKNIHHIPVVDEDNKIVGIISATNLNANSHKDMFVKEIMSTNIIVGTPEMTIEKAEKLMLDHEVACLPILDNDYLVGIFTKNDLKKIKSNY
- a CDS encoding succinylglutamate desuccinylase/aspartoacylase family protein, whose product is MQPHLLLDVKRTIYSHTNPKATKTLVFIGGIHGNEPAGIYGLQHVIAAICKHKLELQCNLYALAGNLNAIQKNIRYETTDLNRLWTHENIQKITSQTTFNSQEEKEQAELHECIQDILNTHSGTFIFIDLHTTSSETIPFITISDSLKNRAFVSNFQLPIILGIEEYLDGPLLTYINEFGYIALGFEAGQHEDPEAVKNCETFIWQALMAAEALTKHTIEPLNVLPKNFLKVKNLGTFYEISDRYHLKKEENFTMKPGFKNFDTIQKSQEIATSNSTTINANVSGKIFMPLYQKQGDDGFFIITEISTFWLKLSSMFRTLNLHHVLRILPGVQQDKSNANALIVNPKIAAFLATKIFHLFGYRKKVLKSEKWYFIKRD
- a CDS encoding sulfite exporter TauE/SafE family protein, whose protein sequence is MIAAGFIVGLLGSFHCVGMCGPIAFMLPVDRSNTYKKAGQIILYHVGRLLSYATIGFVFGLLGKSLYIFGIQQRLSIAIGILMIVVILIPYTTFNKYNFSKPIFKVISKVKSSLGKQFKKKTLDTFFTIGFLNGFLPCGLVYMAVFGAVAMGSMLEGSVYMLFFGLGTIPLMTTAIYIGKFLNTSIKRRIQKAIPVFVVIIGMLFILRGLGLGIPYISPAPNAGLVTSTMNCH
- a CDS encoding FixH family protein encodes the protein MKINWGTGIVLAFIAFISFIMYFVINMNVQSKYDHDLVTDTYYEEELKYQSNIDKERNALQLTTNLQLKQSKSGVEIQFPKTIDSKKIKGKVFLYRPSNKQFDFEIPISLSHHTLLIPDNRLLDGRWNIKVDWSDGDTEYLFKEEIQY
- the ccoG gene encoding cytochrome c oxidase accessory protein CcoG yields the protein METPENERFRDSIGTINEEGKRAWVYPKKPSGKYYEWRKIVSYILLLFLFAAPFIKINGNQFLLFNVLERRFNIFGFPFWPQDFHMVVISMIIGVIFITLFTVAFGRIFCGWMCPQTIFMEMVFRRIEYWIEGDRGKQIRLDKQKWNAEKIKKRLLKWSIFLLISFAIANVFLAYLIGSDQLIQDILDGPFKHLGTLFPLLIFTGVFYFVFAWFREQVCIIACPYGRLQGVLLDEKSIVVAYDHKRGESENGRKKFRKNEDRAELGFGDCIDCFQCVHVCPTGIDIRNGTQLECVNCTACIDECDTIMEKINLPKGLIRYDSEAGIEKKEKFKFTPRLKAYSAVLVILIGVLIGMLLIRNDVEANIVRLRGQLYEKKANNMISNVFTYKVINKTTEAIPHVQFKIRKVPGTIRLVSISEEFIVPKQGIAEGTMFIEIPEHQIDNGKKKLVIDVYSDEKLIETTKINFMGPSSYN
- a CDS encoding cbb3-type cytochrome c oxidase N-terminal domain-containing protein, which translates into the protein MRNLIPSWVRVLVVFFLIMIGIEYFVESGDRPAFMENPMIMLFLLLVLLILIAIEGIVAAFERILYNSLDEEAKKRYEENKERKPRFTKLKKIYNKLVDSKPVEAEAEIILDHNYDGIKELDNNLPPWWLYGFYATIIFGVIYMLKYHVFDGENQYLEYQQEEKLAQIEIDLYNAKNTNNVIDYDAVTLLTEASDISAGKQIYVKNCVSCHRIDGGGGIGANLTDKNWILGGGIKNVFKTISLGGRPGKGMNAWTKQGLKAEQIQQVASYVLTFQGTTPGEGAKPAEGEIWVDPDVKEEVMDEKANDSIKVETSAIN
- a CDS encoding CcoQ/FixQ family Cbb3-type cytochrome c oxidase assembly chaperone; its protein translation is MLKFVKNHMETITGIEIYPLISLVIFFTFFVVLFWWVFTAKKEYITKVSNIPLDNSKNNQTP
- the ccoN gene encoding cytochrome-c oxidase, cbb3-type subunit I yields the protein MEIQQFYYDNKIVKNFIYATIVWGVVGMLVGLLLAFLFLFPDFGEGISWLSFGRLRPLHTNAVIFAFVGNAIFAGVYYSLQRLLKARMASDFLSKVNFWGWQLIIVGAALTLPLGYTTSKEYAELEWPFDIAIALIWVAFGVNMIWTILKRRQRHLYVAIWFYLATFVTVAVLHIFNSLELPVSALKSYSVYAGVQDALVQWWYGHNAVAFFLTTPFLGLMYYFVPKAANRPIYSYRLSIVHFWSLIFIYIWAGPHHLLYTALPEWAQNLGVAFSVMLIMPSWGGMINGLLTLRGAWDKVRTDPVLKFMVVAITGYGMATFEGPMLSLKNVNAIAHFTDWIIAHVHVGALAWNGFLAFGMIYWLVPRLFKTKLFSRGLANAHFWIGTLGIIIYALPMYVAGFTQAFMWKQFNPEGNLVYPNFIETVTEIIPMYWMRAIGGTLYIIGMLILVYNIVLTISKSRNKVTDELAEAPALQRVSKKRVKGEGWHTWLERKPIKLTIYATIAILIGGIVQIVPTIMIDSNIPTITEVKPYTPLELEGRDIYIREGCVGCHSQMIRPFRSEVERYGEYSKAGEFVYDHPFLWGSKRTGPDLQREGTDKLKKNDAWHYKHMYNPRGIEETSIMPSYPWLIRDRLDTSSTQDKMRAMVTLGVPYTEQEIADALQFMDEQAIGIVENLKQDPDLLKSFKTGREKAATEGTEFIEIKDREIVALIAYLQRLGTDIQVKDSKEVASQNK
- the ccoS gene encoding cbb3-type cytochrome oxidase assembly protein CcoS, translated to MSVIYVLLTISIVVAILFFVAFIMAVKNGQFDDSYTPSVRMLFEDELVKEEPKK